The proteins below are encoded in one region of Saccharomyces kudriavzevii IFO 1802 strain IFO1802 genome assembly, chromosome: 5:
- the TSC11 gene encoding TORC2 complex subunit TSC11 (similar to Saccharomyces cerevisiae TSC11 (YER093C); ancestral locus Anc_7.380), with protein sequence MSMPHSTKESSPLSSRHRSVINTAPLLTPKHSHDNSNTQISSARNIISSSPSTIMNESSKRNKQNLVLSTSFISTKKLENSAPSPTSPLVARRTRSTMTKALLNLKSEINNQYQELARLRKKKDDLEHLRDSTISDIYSGSYSTDHLQKHSMRIRANTQLREIDNSIKRTERHLFDLKQQFDKKRQRSLTTSSSIRADIGSIRNDEAQDNDSEELDDHNSLTDQITLDDEYLTTPTSTTERSSQQNLNRNSTINSQNNENLSTVSVSNLGDSHGMNLTDDTEKDLSNIENENQIFKSTTTEAATWLVSDYMQSFQEKNVNPDFIAQKANGLVILLREHTEIRKDLVLTSFMSSIQNLLLSENKLIAASAYRVCRYLINTSSFIDELLELRLDAFIIISLAKDNSYQIEREQALKLVRRFIEYNNGITQGMMQAIISCVEKPEDSLRHMALETLLELCFVTPEMVKECHGMRVIEGFLQDYTSFSLASVILDTVLQLMATHKTRQHFLEDFNVSVLTTVFSDTNTKSNVNVEKMQNASTLISMTLNSYNGFMLFSNDNFQPLKQLVSFFQISICAQYLIDIFLDVLKIKPLPYKPRGRHSHSFKPTPSQYYKECMSVNQRLALIVLILDNSEFVSHLLELLNEEDRDDNLVAKGRYLLTEYFNLRMNLVDNRYTSVSKPISKENFTYVNETFQFRKIAYRMNRNRNTIGMSDIDYVQNIKSFSKNIKENTLLREVDDFRFRRMVYDSKVLQTKDFTRWNWNIINELLEGPLLNKKQLEELVKSTKFIRRLLVFYRPLRLRFSNVNRGAKLSQKYVQVGCQFFKTLTATPEGMKILMDDTKIIPQLASLMFRAMEGNISGNIFNKNTLREKIIFGYFKFIGILMQSKNGVHILTRWNFFTVIYKMFQFESKLGLQFLLLTIPELDLKYSSHCRVIIGKALVVANEKVRIEATKHIGDKLKELLSMKESDLKLKANKTKLQQFKMEMLTRQLYDLSPSVVAVADQALYECIVAGNGSEELGTSFRMFLNQMVFIRSPILFELLSRPYGFQLLNEINFVKEERDSWLSKKNLEYVHIVEEFLKKNQSIDAKSLTFQQKSRLPLHFYESLTKTEDGILLLSHTGDLVTFMNVIKKYVNGNDMTMMEDAKEILDLKAALWCVGFIGSTELGIGLLDNYSLVEDIIEVAYNASVTSVRFTAFYVLGLISTTREGCEILDEMGWNCCVSVQDEPIGIALPNRLDRFLSYNEHKWSTFGEYTDEMIVFNRSNGDLIEKSVPIEFDLDKLLREKNTAENPLNEKMIISKNDKNITSQSITISDENNSFFSIEGLPSPYVSQYRNDEDSIEIKVLHIVSQLGNHILSNHAVKEITEINNKYGPRLFENEKMFFKVFNMMSKYRFKPHVRKFLCGLFINHRALENVIRHDNKRDKRPTYSTR encoded by the coding sequence ATGAGCATGCCTCATAGTACAAAGGAGAGTAGCCCTCTTTCAAGTCGGCACCGTTCAGTGATCAATACTGCTCCGCTATTGACCCCGAAACACAGCCATGATAACTCGAATACCCAAATTTCAAGTGCCAGGAATATTATATCAAGCAGTCCATCAACCATCATGAATGAAAGCtctaaaagaaataaacaaaaCTTGGTACTTTCAACCTCATTCATCTCCACCAAGAAACTGGAAAATAGTGCACCTTCGCCGACCAGTCCCCTAGTGGCAAGGCGAACGAGAAGCACTATGACGAAAGCACTTCTTAATCTGAAGTCAGAAATAAACAATCAATATCAGGAACTGGCTCGATTGcgcaaaaagaaagacgATTTGGAACATCTTCGGGACTCCACAATATCTGATATCTACTCCGGATCTTACTCCACGGATCATTTACAAAAGCACTCAATGAGGATAAGGGCTAACACGCAACTCAGAGAAATCGACAACTCGATAAAAAGAACCGAGCGGCACCTCTTTGACCTCAAACAACAATTTGacaagaaaagacaaagatCGCTCACAACGTCCAGTTCAATAAGGGCTGACATAGGAAGCATCAGGAATGACGAGGCTCAAGATAATGATAGTGAAGAATTGGATGACCACAACAGTCTGACAGATCAAATCACTCTCGATGATGAATATCTGACCACTCCCACTTCAACAACTGAGCGTAGTAGTCAACAAAACTTGAATCGAAACAGCACAATTAACTCTCAAAACAATGAGAACCTTTCAACTGTTTCTGTTTCAAATTTGGGCGATTCACATGGAATGAATTTGACAGATGACACCGAAAAAGATCTTAGTAATATTGAGAACGAAAatcaaatcttcaaatctaCAACGACTGAGGCAGCTACTTGGTTAGTAAGCGACTATATGCAAagttttcaagaaaagaatgttAATCCTGATTTTATCGCCCAAAAGGCAAATGGCTTAGTCATTTTGTTGAGAGAGCATAcagaaataagaaaagatttAGTGTTGACTTCGTTTATGTCATcaattcaaaatcttcttcttagTGAAAACAAACTTATTGCGGCATCTGCCTACAGAGTATGCCGATATTTAATCAATACTTCAAGTTTCATTGATGAACTGTTGGAGTTGAGGTTAGATGcgtttattattatctcCTTGGCGAAAGATAATTCCTATCAAATAGAAAGAGAACAGGCCTTGAAGCTAGTACGGAGATTCATTGAATACAACAATGGTATAACACAGGGCATGATGCAAGCCATTATAAGTTGTGTTGAAAAACCCGAAGACTCTCTAAGGCATATGGCGTTGGAAACTCTGTTAGAGCTTTGTTTTGTCACTCCAGAAATGGTTAAAGAATGTCATGGTATGAGAGTTATCGAGGGATTCTTACAAGACTatacttcattttcacttGCGTCGGTAATATTGGATACTGTTTTACAGTTAATGGCTACGCACAAGACAAGACAACATTTTTTAGAAGACTTCAATGTATCTGTATTAACCACGGTCTTTTCCGACACAAATACCAAGTCAAACGTTAATgtagaaaaaatgcaaaacgCTTCTACACTTATTTCAATGACTCTGAACAGCTACAACGGTTTTATGCTTTTTTCTAACGATAACTTCCAGCCGCTCAAACAGTTggtatcattttttcaaatttcaatttgcGCTCAATATCTCATCGATATCTTTcttgatgttttgaaaatcaaacCTTTACCATACAAACCAAGGGGCAGACACTCTCATTCTTTCAAACCAACCCCATCCCAATACTATAAAGAATGTATGTCTGTGAACCAAAGGCTTGCGTTAATTGTGCTTATTTTAGACAACTCAGAGTTTGTATCTCATCTTCTTGAACTTCTGAACGAAGAAGATAGAGATGACAACCTGGTAGCAAAAGGTAGATATCTTCTTACTGAATATTTTAATCTCAGGATGAACTTAGTCGACAATAGATACACCTCAGTGTCAAAACCAATTTCCAAGGAAAATTTCACCTATGTGAACGAAACATTCCAGTTCAGAAAGATAGCTTATAGAATGAATAGAAATAGAAATACAATTGGAATGTCTGATATCGATTACGTTCAAAACATAaaatcattttccaaaaatatcaaagaaaatactcTTCTTCGCGAAGTGGATGATTTCCGATTCAGGAGAATGGTTTATGACTCTAAAGTTTTACAAACAAAGGACTTTACGCGATGGAATTGGAACATAATAAATGAATTACTCGAAGGACCcttattgaataaaaaacaactGGAAGAATTGGTTAAATCAACCAAATTCATCAGGAGATTATTGGTGTTTTATAGACCACTTAGATTGAGATTTTCCAATGTCAATAGAGGTGCAAAATTATCTCAAAAATATGTGCAAGTTGGATGtcagtttttcaaaacactAACGGCAACGCCTGAAGGCATGAAAATCCTCATGGATGATACCAAGATTATACCGCAATTGGCTTCTTTAATGTTTAGAGCCATGGAGGGAAACATATCCGGTaacattttcaacaaaaatacaTTAAGGGagaaaataatttttggctatttcaaatttattgGAATCCTCATGCAATCTAAGAATGGGGTCCATATTTTAACAAGATGGAACTTTTTTACCGTGATATATAAGATGTTTCAATTCGAATCGAAGTTGGGGCTCCAATTTTTATTACTGACCATACCTGAATTAGATTTGAAGTATTCGTCACATTGCCGTGTCATTATTGGCAAGGCACTTGTTGTTGCCAACGAAAAAGTTAGGATTGAGGCCACGAAGCATATCGGTGACAAACTAAAGGAACTGTTATCGATGAAAGAAAGTGATCTCAAGTTGAAAGCAAACAAAACCAAACTGCAGCAATTTAAAATGGAAATGCTAACGCGACAGCTATACGATTTAAGCCCCAGTGTAGTTGCGGTAGCGGACCAAGCTTTATATGAGTGTATTGTTGCAGGCAATGGCTCCGAAGAGTTGGGCACCTCATTTAGGAtgtttttgaatcaaatgGTATTTATCAGGTCGCCGATACTTTTCGAACTGTTAAGTCGGCCGTACGGGTTTCAACTGTTGAATGAAATCAATTTCGTGAAGGAGGAGAGAGATTCGTGGttgtccaaaaaaaatttagaaTATGTTCATATTGTGGAggagtttttgaagaaaaatcaatcaATAGATGCCAAATCCCTTACGTTTCAACAAAAGAGCCGTTTACCACTTCATTTTTATGAAAGTTTAACCAAAACGGAAGACGGGATATTGCTCTTAAGCCATACAGGGGATTTAGTTACGTTTATGAACgtcataaaaaaatacgttAACGGAAACGATATGACTATGATGGAAGATgccaaagaaattttggacTTAAAAGCGGCACTGTGGTGCGTTGGATTCATAGGATCCACAGAATTGGGCATAGGCTTATTGGATAACTACTCGTTGGTGGAAGATATTATTGAGGTGGCCTATAACGCTAGCGTGACCAGCGTCAGGTTTACAGCATTTTATGTTTTGGGGTTAATCAGCACTACCCGAGAAGGGTGCGAAATTCTGGATGAAATGGGGTGGAATTGTTGTGTCAGCGTACAAGACGAGCCAATCGGAATTGCATTACCGAACCGACTTGATagatttctttcatatAATGAGCACAAATGGTCCACTTTCGGCGAGTATACAGACGAGATGATAGTTTTTAATAGAAGCAATGGTGACCTGATAGAAAAGAGCGTTCCTATTGAATTCGATTTAGACAAATTGCTCAGAGAGAAGAATACAGCAGAGAATCCATTAAACGAGAAGATGATCATCAGTAAAAACGACAAGAACATCACAAGTCAAAGTATTACAATTTcagatgaaaataatagttTTTTCTCAATTGAAGGCCTACCTTCTCCCTATGTGTCACAATACCGCAACGACGAGGATTCGATCGAAATCAAAGTGCTGCACATAGTGAGTCAACTAGGTAATCACATCCTTTCCAATCACGCTGTAAAGGAAATCACAGAAATAAACAATAAGTATGGTCCAAGgctttttgaaaacgaGAAAATGTTCTTCAAAGTGTTCAATATGATGTCGAAATATCGATTTAAACCACACGTCAGGAAGTTTCTTTGTGGGCTATTCATCAACCACAGAGCACTTGAAAATGTTATTAGGCACGATAACAAGAGAGACAAAAGACCAACATACTCTACACGTTAA
- the AIM11 gene encoding Aim11p (similar to Saccharomyces cerevisiae YBL059W and AIM11 (YER093C-A); ancestral locus Anc_7.381), with the protein MTAPSMNSTTIDDKKEYKKRRVLQMARFYGAAAFTLITMRLISKAIKVRKYVPNMFQQNYKPPPFSQRNEAMSALTFASAASIGTFSTSIYGFCWAFDISTASEFVFKTRELMGVPQTVDSDTSMDEETARLTEQLQDLLSGEEDN; encoded by the exons ATGACCGCTCCTTCGATGAACAGCACCACAATCGACGACAAGAAAGAGtacaagaaaaggagaGTACTCCAGATGGCCAGGTTTTATGGTGCGGCCGCTTTCACCCTGATCACCATGAGACTAATCTCCAAGGCCATAAAAGTACGAAAAT ACGTCCCGAATATGTTCCAACAAAATTACAAGCCCCCACCGTTCTCCCAAAGGAACGAAGCCATGTCCGCGTTAACGTTTGCATCTGCAGCTTCCATAGGTACGTTCAGCACGTCGATATATGGATTTTGTTGGGCATTTGATATCTCAACTGCAAGCGAGTTCGTATTCAAGACAAGAGAGCTCATGGGTGTTCCGCAAACTGTGGACAGTGACACAAGCATGGACGAAGAAACTGCCAGACTGACCGAGCAATTGCAAGACCTTCTGTCGGGCGAAGAGGACAACTAG